The following is a genomic window from Pseudomonadota bacterium.
TAGCCGGCTGGCGCCTGCTACGCTGCCCGACCTACCTTCCAGGGGATCCTGTGCCCACGCTATTGAGAATCGAAGGCTTTCGCTTCTTCTTCTTCAGCAACGAGGGCACGGAACCCGCCCACGTACACCTCGAACGCGGCGATGGCTATGCTAAATTCTGGCTGGAACCTGTGGAACTCAGCATGGCTGATGGCTTGACCCGACGCGAGCTTCGACGCGCGCGCGAGCTGACAGAAGAGCACGCAACCGAGTTCCTGAGACGATGGCATGAGTACTTCGCAAGCTAATCAACCTAGAGCCCGCACCGTGGAGTTCAGCAACGACTCGCTCATCGTGCATCTGCAGGATGGGCGCTCACTCTCGGTGCCGCTCGAGTGGTTTCCGGCGTTGCGGGACGCATCACCCGAGCAGCTAGCGCAGTACCGGCTCGTAGGCCGAGGCATAGGGATTCACT
Proteins encoded in this region:
- a CDS encoding DUF4160 domain-containing protein codes for the protein MPTLLRIEGFRFFFFSNEGTEPAHVHLERGDGYAKFWLEPVELSMADGLTRRELRRARELTEEHATEFLRRWHEYFAS
- a CDS encoding DUF2442 domain-containing protein, translating into MSTSQANQPRARTVEFSNDSLIVHLQDGRSLSVPLEWFPALRDASPEQLAQYRLVGRGIGIHWEALDEDLSVQALLTQTQPVARAG